A window of the Streptomyces sp. JB150 genome harbors these coding sequences:
- a CDS encoding DUF4307 domain-containing protein, translating into MSTVRTPLREGRYGRSSDERTDRTLKTVGGVLGALLVVLVGYFAYHYVGQNKISAEVISFDLQDDAVKVELHIEKDAGASGYCTVRSQAENGAEVGRADFRFAGDATRLTEVVTLRTTAPGTTAELLGCHAD; encoded by the coding sequence ATGAGTACGGTGCGTACGCCGCTGCGCGAGGGCCGCTACGGCCGTTCCTCGGACGAGCGCACGGACCGCACGCTCAAGACCGTCGGCGGGGTCCTGGGAGCGCTGCTCGTCGTCCTGGTCGGGTACTTCGCGTACCACTACGTCGGCCAGAACAAGATCAGCGCAGAAGTGATCAGTTTCGATCTCCAGGACGATGCGGTGAAGGTCGAACTGCACATCGAGAAGGACGCCGGCGCGTCCGGCTACTGCACGGTCCGGTCCCAGGCGGAGAACGGCGCCGAGGTCGGCCGGGCCGACTTCCGCTTCGCCGGCGACGCCACCCGCCTCACCGAGGTCGTCACGCTGCGCACCACCGCGCCCGGGACCACGGCCGAGCTGCTGGGCTGCCACGCGGACTGA